In one Pseudarthrobacter oxydans genomic region, the following are encoded:
- a CDS encoding acetylxylan esterase, with translation MTGSSQRVRPSAIAGYEDWPAYVQQHPRYQAATIAAQELADALGVPGALPSPDVTVQWEETYDGVTTSQLSWQLGFGPRSTGWLIRPAGASGPLPGILALHCHGGNKFGGADRLVELPKSHPSAKNARAGHYDGRALATDLARAGSAVLAHDTFGWGSRRFDLSVPAWRTADALEARQAQWRQDGVVPSEADVYNAAAGFHEETVAKTAGLLGTSLAGMVAHDDLAALEILASLPDVDQQRLGCIGFSGGGGRSLALAALSPRIKSYVVTCMMTTFQSLLPAYLDAHSWLLQTPGLWKLGDLPELSARAAARRLLVQYALADQLFPEDGMRGAHRILESLHSPDSYTGSFWPGVHVFTAGMQQEAIDFLSASLGAKDPKTLPPFSYQGPTS, from the coding sequence ATGACAGGTAGCAGCCAGCGCGTCAGGCCCAGCGCCATCGCCGGCTACGAAGACTGGCCCGCCTATGTCCAGCAGCACCCCCGCTACCAGGCTGCCACCATTGCAGCCCAGGAACTTGCGGACGCCCTCGGCGTGCCCGGGGCGCTGCCGTCTCCTGACGTGACCGTCCAGTGGGAGGAGACATACGACGGCGTCACCACCTCCCAGCTCAGCTGGCAGCTTGGCTTCGGTCCCCGGAGTACGGGCTGGCTGATCCGCCCGGCCGGCGCTTCCGGGCCGCTGCCCGGCATCCTGGCACTGCACTGCCACGGCGGCAACAAGTTCGGCGGCGCGGACCGGCTGGTTGAACTCCCCAAGTCCCATCCCTCCGCGAAAAACGCCCGGGCCGGCCATTACGACGGCCGCGCCCTGGCCACGGACCTGGCCCGTGCCGGTTCCGCCGTCCTGGCCCACGACACGTTCGGCTGGGGCAGCCGCCGTTTTGACCTATCGGTTCCGGCTTGGCGGACGGCCGACGCACTGGAGGCGAGGCAGGCGCAGTGGCGGCAGGACGGCGTCGTACCTTCCGAGGCCGACGTGTACAACGCCGCCGCCGGATTCCACGAGGAAACCGTGGCCAAGACCGCCGGCCTGCTGGGCACCAGCCTCGCCGGGATGGTGGCCCACGACGACCTCGCTGCCCTGGAGATCCTCGCCTCGCTGCCGGACGTGGACCAGCAAAGGCTCGGCTGCATCGGCTTCTCCGGCGGCGGGGGCCGGTCCCTGGCCCTCGCCGCACTGAGCCCCCGCATCAAGAGCTACGTGGTGACGTGCATGATGACCACCTTCCAGTCGCTTCTGCCCGCCTACCTCGACGCCCATTCATGGCTGCTGCAGACGCCGGGGCTGTGGAAGCTGGGTGACTTGCCGGAACTCTCCGCCCGGGCCGCGGCCCGCCGCCTGCTGGTGCAGTACGCACTGGCGGACCAGCTCTTCCCTGAAGACGGCATGCGCGGCGCCCACCGCATACTGGAGTCCCTGCACAGCCCCGACAGCTACACCGGGAGCTTTTGGCCCGGGGTCCACGTCTTCACCGCAGGCATGCAACAGGAAGCGATCGATTTCCTGTCCGCCTCGCTCGGCGCCAAAGACCCCAAAACCCTTCCTCCCTTCAGCTACCAAGGACCCACCTCATGA
- a CDS encoding carbohydrate ABC transporter permease — MTTKLETLPASDKKSGGAGKPTNHRKPRESRGTLAFSKAQRGKALMKHAVLILAGGLMIYPLLWMVVSSLRPNELIFREPGLWLNSLEMSNYTSGWSALTHPFGHYMINSAIVVIGSILGNLVSCSMAAYAFARLQFTAKKLLFGIMLLTIMLPFHVVIVPQYILFSQIGWVNTFWPLIVPKLLATEAFFVFLMVQFIRGIPRELDEAARIDGAGHPRIFLRVILPLMVPALATTTIFTFIWTWNDFFGALIYLTDPDMFTVPVALRAFVDSQSATSWGSLFAMSIVSLLPVFLVFLFGQRFLIKGIATTGIK; from the coding sequence ATGACGACTAAGCTGGAGACGCTGCCCGCCTCGGACAAGAAGTCCGGAGGTGCCGGCAAGCCTACGAACCATCGCAAGCCCCGCGAGTCCCGCGGAACACTGGCCTTCAGCAAGGCCCAGCGCGGCAAGGCCCTGATGAAGCACGCCGTCCTGATCCTTGCCGGCGGGTTGATGATCTACCCCCTGCTGTGGATGGTGGTTTCATCACTTCGTCCCAACGAGCTGATCTTCCGCGAACCCGGACTCTGGCTCAACAGCCTGGAAATGAGCAACTACACCTCAGGCTGGTCGGCCCTGACGCATCCCTTCGGCCACTACATGATCAACTCCGCGATCGTGGTGATCGGCTCGATCCTTGGCAACCTGGTCTCCTGCTCCATGGCCGCGTACGCCTTCGCCCGTCTTCAGTTCACCGCGAAGAAGCTGCTGTTCGGCATCATGCTGCTGACCATCATGCTGCCGTTCCATGTGGTGATCGTTCCCCAGTACATCCTTTTCTCGCAGATCGGCTGGGTGAATACGTTCTGGCCGCTGATCGTGCCCAAGCTGCTGGCCACCGAAGCGTTCTTTGTCTTCCTTATGGTCCAGTTCATCCGCGGCATTCCCCGGGAGCTGGATGAGGCCGCAAGGATCGACGGCGCAGGCCACCCCCGCATCTTCCTGCGGGTCATCCTGCCGCTGATGGTCCCGGCCCTGGCCACCACCACAATCTTCACGTTCATCTGGACGTGGAACGACTTTTTCGGCGCCCTGATCTACCTGACGGACCCCGACATGTTCACGGTTCCTGTCGCACTGCGCGCCTTCGTGGATTCGCAGTCGGCTACGAGCTGGGGATCGCTGTTCGCGATGTCCATCGTGTCGCTCCTGCCGGTCTTCCTCGTGTTCCTCTTCGGCCAGCGGTTCCTCATCAAGGGCATTGCCACCACAGGCATCAAATAG
- a CDS encoding DUF6807 family protein translates to MIDQSATAQRGRHAAGGAAPGGVQRIALVGVHGFGEQHLANLARLEQAGTVELVAVADPNPPAPGRLAESVTVFDSLAQLLAADPGVDVVILATPIQTHAPLALAALSAGTDVYVEKPPVASLAQFREVLAAAETAGRLVQVGFQSLGSHALPAIRAHVASGGIGDILGVSARGEWVRSKAYFKRSRWAGKRNLDGTDVVDGVATNALAHAVATALHLAGAHTLADVESVETDLYRAHDTESDDTSVLRVRTAGGTTVTCGLTLCAPEQQNPSVTVHGTQGEITFFYTEDQVVFSTADGERRETFGRTDLLENLLAARSTGTPLLCSLADTGAFTTVLEAIRTTPAPQPIPPEHVTWEGEGDDAHPVVHGVAAVIERALKAQATFAELGVRWARDLPPARTLTVDRKPVAGYQDGSRIRAVSSPRPYLHPVRTLAGTVVTDHQPLDHVWHLGVGVALQDVDGINFWGGRTYTREAGQYVWRPDHGSITVRDTLVEETAARTGGRDGKLQELLGWNGPDGAPVLVEERTWTWSGVSPSIWRMSLDFALSPAGGQPVSLGSPGSNGRLEGGYGGFFWRLPACEAATVWTSAGSGESGVHGSVTPWLAWAGKFDGGAPVGGASGAGAPAGSATLVFVAAEGSTDPWFVRVDGYPGVGQSLAWDTPVIAEPGRPVQRSITVFVADGILGTTDIEALINQQGNRS, encoded by the coding sequence ATGATTGATCAATCCGCCACAGCGCAGCGCGGCCGCCACGCCGCCGGAGGTGCCGCCCCCGGGGGCGTCCAGCGCATCGCCCTGGTGGGCGTCCACGGCTTCGGCGAACAACACCTCGCCAACCTCGCCAGGCTCGAACAGGCCGGCACCGTGGAACTCGTCGCCGTCGCGGACCCCAACCCGCCGGCCCCTGGACGGCTCGCTGAATCCGTAACTGTCTTCGACAGCCTGGCCCAACTGCTGGCAGCAGACCCCGGCGTCGACGTCGTCATTCTCGCCACCCCCATCCAGACCCATGCTCCCCTGGCCCTCGCAGCCCTGTCAGCGGGCACGGACGTCTATGTGGAAAAGCCGCCGGTGGCCTCGCTGGCCCAGTTCCGGGAAGTGCTGGCAGCAGCCGAAACCGCGGGACGCCTGGTCCAGGTGGGCTTCCAAAGCCTCGGCTCCCACGCGCTTCCCGCCATCCGGGCGCACGTCGCATCAGGCGGCATCGGTGACATCCTCGGCGTGAGCGCAAGGGGCGAATGGGTGCGCAGCAAGGCGTACTTCAAGCGCTCCCGCTGGGCCGGAAAGCGCAACCTGGACGGCACCGACGTGGTGGACGGGGTGGCAACCAACGCCCTGGCCCACGCCGTGGCCACGGCGCTCCACCTGGCCGGGGCGCACACCCTGGCGGACGTGGAATCGGTGGAGACGGACCTGTACCGGGCACACGATACCGAGAGCGACGACACCTCCGTCCTCCGCGTGCGCACCGCCGGCGGAACCACCGTCACCTGCGGGCTGACGCTGTGCGCGCCGGAGCAGCAGAACCCGTCCGTGACGGTGCACGGCACCCAGGGCGAAATCACCTTCTTCTACACCGAGGACCAGGTGGTCTTCAGCACCGCGGACGGCGAGCGCCGGGAGACGTTCGGCCGTACGGACCTGCTGGAGAACCTGTTGGCCGCGCGCTCCACGGGCACGCCGCTGCTGTGTTCGCTGGCGGACACCGGCGCCTTCACTACAGTGCTGGAAGCCATCCGGACGACCCCGGCGCCGCAGCCCATCCCGCCGGAACATGTCACCTGGGAGGGCGAAGGCGACGACGCCCACCCCGTGGTTCACGGCGTCGCAGCCGTCATCGAAAGGGCCCTCAAGGCCCAGGCCACCTTCGCCGAGCTGGGTGTTCGCTGGGCCCGGGACCTGCCGCCGGCCCGCACGCTCACTGTGGACCGCAAGCCCGTTGCCGGGTACCAGGACGGCAGCCGGATCCGGGCAGTGTCCTCGCCCCGCCCCTACCTGCATCCCGTCCGGACCCTGGCGGGCACGGTGGTGACGGACCACCAGCCGCTTGACCACGTGTGGCATCTCGGCGTCGGGGTGGCGCTGCAGGACGTGGACGGCATCAACTTCTGGGGCGGCCGTACCTATACCCGTGAAGCCGGCCAGTACGTCTGGCGCCCGGACCACGGCAGCATCACGGTCCGGGACACCCTCGTCGAAGAAACAGCTGCCCGGACGGGCGGACGGGACGGGAAGCTACAGGAACTCCTGGGCTGGAACGGTCCCGACGGCGCGCCGGTGCTCGTCGAGGAGCGCACCTGGACCTGGTCCGGCGTCAGCCCGTCCATCTGGCGAATGTCCCTGGACTTCGCCCTCTCCCCCGCGGGCGGCCAGCCCGTCAGCCTCGGCAGCCCCGGCTCCAACGGCCGCCTTGAAGGCGGCTACGGCGGGTTCTTCTGGCGGCTGCCCGCGTGTGAGGCCGCCACCGTATGGACGTCCGCCGGCTCCGGCGAGTCCGGGGTGCACGGTTCAGTGACGCCCTGGCTCGCCTGGGCCGGAAAGTTCGACGGCGGCGCGCCAGTCGGCGGGGCATCAGGCGCCGGGGCACCCGCCGGCAGCGCCACGCTCGTCTTCGTCGCCGCCGAGGGCTCCACCGACCCCTGGTTCGTCCGCGTGGACGGCTACCCGGGCGTCGGCCAATCCCTCGCCTGGGACACCCCGGTCATCGCCGAACCGGGCCGTCCGGTCCAGCGCAGCATCACCGTTTTCGTAGCCGACGGGATCCTGGGCACCACCGACATCGAAGCACTCATCAACCAGCAGGGGAACCGTTCATGA
- a CDS encoding M24 family metallopeptidase: protein MSQTTADKTLHSGRTAPASAADRAIKRRRVLDILDAKGRESLLLTTNTALTWYLDGSRVHISLAGDPIAALLVDREGDHLVTFNNEAGRIAAEELPAGVALHSVPWYGNLHEAAAAVGRTASAGTGPGGTAAQGGTAGRGTAPLAEADVASELRAARQQLLPAESTRYARLSAEVAVIMTDVLSTARPETTEFELVSALAGRVVAAGAEPLVLLCNGSSRSGFRHPLATHSPLGRRAMAVVCARRDGLVANITRWVRFDAGTAEERDAEARIAAVEADIFDATVPGARLDRIFAEIQASYARHGFGADQWEQHHQGGPAGYAGRDPRVTAAATDTVVLDQAFTWNPSGPGVKIEDTVQLTATGLRVLTVDPRWPSTAVNGLERPATLQL, encoded by the coding sequence ATGAGCCAGACCACAGCCGACAAAACGCTGCATTCGGGCAGGACGGCCCCGGCCTCCGCGGCGGACCGCGCCATCAAACGCCGGCGCGTGCTGGACATCCTTGACGCCAAAGGGCGGGAATCCCTGCTCCTGACCACCAACACCGCGCTGACGTGGTACCTGGACGGCAGCCGGGTGCACATCAGCCTGGCCGGCGATCCGATCGCCGCCCTTCTCGTGGACCGCGAGGGCGACCACCTCGTCACCTTCAACAATGAGGCCGGCCGGATCGCCGCCGAGGAGCTGCCGGCCGGCGTCGCCCTGCACTCCGTGCCCTGGTACGGCAACCTGCACGAGGCCGCTGCCGCCGTCGGACGTACTGCCTCGGCTGGAACTGGCCCGGGTGGAACTGCCGCCCAAGGCGGCACAGCCGGGCGTGGCACAGCGCCGCTGGCCGAAGCCGACGTGGCGTCGGAGCTGCGCGCCGCACGCCAGCAGCTGCTCCCGGCCGAGAGCACCCGCTATGCCCGGCTCAGCGCCGAGGTTGCCGTGATCATGACGGACGTCCTCTCCACGGCCCGGCCGGAGACCACGGAGTTCGAGCTGGTGTCCGCCTTGGCCGGCCGGGTTGTCGCCGCCGGCGCGGAGCCCCTGGTCCTGCTGTGCAACGGCAGCAGCCGCAGCGGGTTCCGGCACCCGCTGGCCACGCACTCGCCCCTGGGCCGCCGCGCGATGGCCGTCGTCTGCGCCCGTCGGGACGGCCTGGTTGCCAACATCACCCGCTGGGTAAGGTTCGACGCCGGCACGGCGGAAGAGCGCGACGCCGAGGCACGCATCGCCGCAGTGGAAGCAGACATCTTCGACGCCACGGTCCCCGGAGCACGGCTGGACCGGATCTTCGCCGAGATCCAGGCCTCCTACGCCCGGCACGGCTTCGGCGCGGACCAATGGGAGCAGCACCACCAGGGCGGTCCCGCCGGCTACGCGGGCCGTGACCCCCGGGTTACGGCCGCCGCGACGGACACAGTGGTCCTGGACCAGGCCTTCACCTGGAACCCGTCCGGGCCCGGCGTCAAGATCGAGGACACGGTCCAGCTCACCGCAACGGGCCTGCGGGTCCTCACCGTCGACCCCCGCTGGCCCTCGACGGCGGTCAACGGACTGGAGCGGCCGGCCACCCTCCAGCTCTAG
- a CDS encoding sugar ABC transporter permease: MSAISELSSITRRKGKLTAAEKKANGRDNKAAYIFLLPWLVGLVAITIGPMLMSLYLSFTDYNLLQPPEWVGLDNFTRMLTDARLHNSLGVTFTYVFIGVPLQLAVALLIALVLDKGLRGLPFYRSVFYLPSLLGGSVAVAILWKQIFGTTGLVNQVLAMFGIQGPGWISDPSTALGSIILLHVWTFGAPMIIFLAGLRQIPNMYYEAARVDGATTLQQFWRITLPMLSPIIFFNLVLQIIGSFQSFTQAFIVSGGNGGPSDSTMFFTLYLYQKGFGQFDMGYASAMAWILLVIIGVFTAINFIASKYWVFYDD; this comes from the coding sequence GTGAGCGCCATCAGCGAACTCAGCTCCATTACCCGGCGAAAGGGCAAACTCACCGCCGCGGAAAAGAAGGCCAACGGCAGGGACAACAAGGCCGCCTATATCTTCCTGCTGCCATGGCTGGTGGGCCTGGTGGCGATCACCATCGGCCCCATGCTGATGTCCCTGTACCTGTCCTTCACCGACTACAACCTCCTCCAGCCTCCGGAATGGGTGGGCCTGGACAACTTCACCCGCATGCTCACGGACGCCCGGCTGCACAACTCGCTTGGCGTGACCTTCACGTACGTGTTCATCGGGGTCCCCCTCCAGCTTGCGGTGGCGCTGCTGATTGCCCTCGTCCTGGACAAAGGCCTGCGAGGCCTGCCGTTCTACCGCTCGGTGTTCTACCTGCCGTCCCTGCTGGGCGGCTCGGTTGCCGTCGCTATCCTCTGGAAGCAGATTTTCGGCACCACCGGCCTGGTGAACCAGGTCCTCGCCATGTTCGGCATCCAGGGGCCCGGCTGGATTTCTGACCCGAGCACGGCACTGGGCTCGATTATCCTGCTGCACGTCTGGACCTTTGGCGCCCCCATGATCATCTTCCTGGCCGGCCTGCGCCAGATCCCGAACATGTACTACGAGGCAGCCAGGGTTGACGGTGCCACCACCCTCCAGCAGTTCTGGCGGATTACCCTCCCCATGCTGAGCCCGATCATCTTCTTCAACCTCGTGCTGCAGATCATCGGGTCCTTCCAGTCGTTCACCCAGGCGTTCATCGTCTCGGGCGGCAACGGCGGCCCTTCGGACTCCACGATGTTCTTCACCCTGTACCTCTACCAAAAGGGCTTCGGCCAGTTCGACATGGGCTACGCCTCCGCCATGGCGTGGATCCTGCTGGTGATCATCGGTGTGTTCACCGCCATCAACTTCATCGCTTCTAAGTATTGGGTTTTCTATGACGACTAA
- a CDS encoding aldehyde dehydrogenase (NADP(+)), which produces MTTATLSLTELTAAATKGAKASAAASDARRAAWLNAVADALDANAAELVEIADSETSLGAARLTGEVARTTGQLRLFARVITEGSYLEAIIDHADPDSTPPKPDLRRILRPIGPVAVFSASNFPFAFSVAGGDTASALAVGCSVIVKAHSGHLRLSERTAEIVAEALRGAGAPDGLFALVSGREVGTALVQDPAIKAVGFTGSIPGGRALFDLATSRPDPIPFYGELGSLNPVVVTEAALAQRPDQLAAGLAGSFTLGAGQFCTKPGLVFIPAGTDFAAKVAAASKDKPALGMLTSRIAEAYPDGLRSFASVEGVKVVSGTVAQDAVSDGAAPVVFSTSAAKVLERPGELLEECFGPTTMLIEYSGQEELSAVLAKVPGSLTATVHAQPGEDVSGLVGQLSELAGRVLFDGWPTGVAVNWAQQHGGPYPATTSLFTSVGATAVRRFQRPVAYQDAPETVLHPALHESNPLGIPRRVDGELVLP; this is translated from the coding sequence GTGACTACTGCAACCCTTTCCCTTACCGAGCTCACGGCCGCGGCCACGAAGGGAGCGAAAGCTTCCGCGGCTGCCTCGGATGCCCGGCGCGCGGCCTGGCTCAACGCTGTGGCCGATGCTTTGGACGCCAACGCCGCCGAGCTCGTCGAGATCGCGGATTCCGAGACCAGCCTGGGCGCCGCCCGCCTCACCGGCGAAGTGGCCCGCACCACCGGCCAGCTGCGCCTGTTCGCCCGGGTGATCACCGAGGGCTCTTACCTTGAGGCCATCATCGACCACGCGGATCCGGACTCCACCCCGCCCAAGCCGGACCTGCGGCGCATCCTGCGGCCCATCGGACCGGTTGCGGTCTTCTCCGCCTCCAACTTCCCGTTCGCCTTCTCGGTTGCCGGCGGCGACACTGCCTCGGCCCTGGCCGTGGGCTGCTCCGTGATCGTCAAGGCGCACTCGGGCCACCTCCGGCTGTCGGAACGGACGGCGGAGATTGTGGCAGAGGCGCTGCGCGGCGCGGGCGCTCCGGACGGCCTGTTCGCCCTGGTGAGCGGCCGCGAAGTGGGAACAGCGCTGGTCCAGGACCCCGCCATCAAGGCCGTGGGCTTCACAGGGTCCATCCCCGGCGGCCGCGCCCTCTTCGACCTGGCCACGTCCCGCCCCGATCCCATCCCGTTCTACGGCGAACTGGGCAGCCTCAACCCGGTAGTGGTCACGGAGGCAGCCCTGGCGCAACGCCCGGACCAGCTCGCTGCCGGGCTCGCAGGATCCTTCACCCTGGGCGCCGGACAGTTCTGCACTAAGCCCGGCCTGGTGTTCATCCCGGCTGGAACTGACTTTGCCGCGAAAGTGGCGGCGGCCAGCAAGGACAAGCCTGCCCTGGGCATGCTCACCAGCCGGATTGCGGAGGCCTACCCGGACGGCCTGCGCAGCTTCGCGTCCGTGGAGGGCGTGAAGGTGGTCAGCGGCACCGTGGCCCAGGACGCAGTGTCCGACGGCGCCGCACCCGTGGTCTTTTCCACCTCGGCGGCAAAGGTCCTGGAGCGCCCCGGGGAGCTGCTGGAAGAGTGCTTCGGCCCCACCACCATGCTGATCGAGTACTCGGGCCAGGAGGAGCTGTCCGCGGTCCTGGCCAAGGTGCCGGGCAGCCTCACCGCCACCGTGCACGCCCAGCCGGGCGAGGACGTGTCCGGCCTTGTGGGCCAGTTGTCCGAGCTGGCCGGCCGCGTCCTCTTCGACGGCTGGCCCACCGGTGTGGCCGTCAACTGGGCACAGCAGCACGGCGGCCCCTACCCGGCCACCACCTCGCTGTTCACCTCGGTGGGCGCGACGGCGGTCCGCCGCTTCCAGCGTCCGGTTGCCTACCAGGATGCGCCCGAAACGGTGCTGCACCCGGCCCTGCACGAAAGCAACCCGCTGGGCATCCCGCGCCGGGTCGACGGGGAACTCGTACTTCCCTGA
- a CDS encoding extracellular solute-binding protein produces the protein MPLFSRSAPAAAKQPAATSSTGGRRRRRKTGVAAAAAAVVMALSLSACGGGSGQQNADGPVELRFSWWGGDKRAQLTQEAIKKFEAENPNIKIKPEFGDWSGYWDKLATQVAANDAPDIIQMDEKYITEYSSRGALLDLSKYDIDTSKLDEAALNAGKGEDDLTGIAAGINAATILANPKVFEAAGVPLPDDSKWTWEDFGRIASEVTAKSPKGTYGAAAYGTDEASLGVWLRQNGKSLYTSDGKLGFEPGDIAEWWAFLKQLSENKAVPTASEVVEAEAAPLDQSGLATGKNGLAFWWSNQAPALEKASGSDLKILRFPSKTGSSADAKLWYKASQFWSASSRTKHPEETAKFINFLANDVKAGETLLADRGVYPNSEVRAAIESKLTPADVKVVKFIDQIKDELGEAPAPPPKGAGAIQEIIKRYTSEVLFERLSTEEAGKKAHAEMKSAISS, from the coding sequence ATGCCGCTTTTTTCCCGCTCTGCCCCTGCTGCAGCCAAGCAGCCGGCAGCAACATCCTCCACGGGCGGACGACGCCGCCGACGTAAGACTGGTGTTGCAGCAGCTGCTGCCGCCGTCGTCATGGCTCTGAGCCTCAGTGCCTGTGGCGGGGGATCCGGTCAACAAAACGCTGACGGCCCCGTCGAACTCCGTTTCTCCTGGTGGGGCGGCGACAAGCGGGCCCAGCTGACCCAGGAAGCCATCAAAAAGTTTGAGGCCGAAAACCCCAACATCAAGATCAAGCCGGAATTCGGTGACTGGAGCGGTTATTGGGACAAGCTTGCCACCCAGGTGGCGGCGAACGATGCCCCGGACATTATCCAGATGGACGAAAAGTACATCACCGAGTACTCCAGCCGCGGAGCCCTTCTTGACCTGTCCAAGTACGACATCGACACCTCCAAGCTCGACGAAGCGGCACTGAACGCGGGCAAGGGCGAAGACGACCTGACTGGCATCGCGGCCGGCATCAACGCCGCCACCATCCTGGCGAACCCGAAGGTTTTTGAGGCTGCCGGTGTTCCGCTGCCTGACGACTCCAAGTGGACCTGGGAGGACTTTGGGCGGATCGCCTCCGAGGTCACTGCCAAGTCCCCGAAGGGCACCTACGGCGCTGCCGCCTACGGGACCGACGAGGCGTCACTCGGAGTCTGGCTACGCCAGAACGGCAAGTCCCTCTACACCTCCGATGGCAAGCTGGGCTTCGAGCCGGGCGACATCGCCGAATGGTGGGCGTTCCTGAAGCAGCTCAGCGAGAACAAGGCCGTTCCGACCGCATCCGAGGTTGTGGAAGCTGAGGCCGCCCCGCTTGACCAGTCCGGACTCGCCACCGGCAAGAACGGCCTGGCATTCTGGTGGTCCAACCAGGCTCCTGCCTTGGAGAAGGCATCCGGCAGCGACTTGAAGATCCTGCGGTTCCCCAGCAAGACCGGGTCATCCGCCGATGCGAAGCTTTGGTACAAGGCTTCCCAGTTCTGGTCCGCGTCCTCACGCACCAAGCACCCTGAGGAGACCGCCAAGTTCATCAACTTCCTGGCCAACGACGTCAAGGCCGGCGAGACCCTGCTGGCTGACCGCGGCGTCTACCCGAACTCCGAGGTCCGTGCGGCCATCGAGTCCAAGCTGACCCCGGCAGACGTGAAGGTGGTCAAGTTCATCGACCAGATCAAGGACGAACTGGGCGAAGCCCCCGCGCCGCCGCCGAAGGGTGCCGGGGCCATCCAGGAAATCATCAAGCGCTACACTTCCGAGGTTCTCTTTGAGAGGCTGTCCACGGAGGAAGCCGGCAAGAAGGCCCACGCCGAAATGAAATCCGCAATCAGCAGCTAG
- a CDS encoding HNH endonuclease, protein MVEQMRQWEDLKCLAGAQQARLAVAFDLLQRQEQADAGVPVDEQGAGVAAQIALARRESPARGSRLLGLAKALTGMPRTFAAFRSGQLNEWRATLIVKETICLTVEDRAGVDEELAADTGTLDGAGDRAIVAAVRAAAYRRDPRSIAKRAARAVTERTVSLRPAPDTMTYLTAMLPVAQGVAAYAALARDADAARSAGDERSRGQVMADTLVDRVTGTPAGISGVEIQLVMTDRALLQADSETARLPGYGTIPADSARNIALASTSAAGMPATDPSTGSAGSPAADGTAGDGAGGEGAAGDHAAAVRRELDVWVRRLYTAPGSGDLLAMDAKARLFPAGLKRFLQVRDETCRTPYCDAPIRHHDHIASWHSGGATSAGNGQGLCEACNHTKETGGWAAERVPGPRHTVATTTPTGHTYCSTAPPLPGTFPVPQEDGRGPHQVDQGAEPPTRAHPARPARAPAVAQSPPHDAVQLPGRVMPPRVYRRGERVHAQGAGVGRPRSRESALPWPPQD, encoded by the coding sequence ATGGTTGAGCAGATGCGGCAGTGGGAGGACCTGAAATGCCTGGCCGGCGCGCAGCAGGCCCGGCTTGCTGTGGCCTTCGATCTATTGCAGCGGCAGGAGCAGGCTGACGCCGGCGTGCCCGTGGATGAGCAGGGCGCCGGTGTCGCGGCGCAGATCGCACTGGCACGGCGGGAATCCCCGGCCAGGGGGTCCCGGTTGCTGGGCCTGGCCAAAGCCCTTACGGGCATGCCCCGCACCTTCGCCGCCTTTCGGAGCGGCCAGCTGAACGAGTGGCGCGCCACCCTGATCGTGAAGGAAACCATCTGCCTCACGGTGGAGGACCGTGCCGGCGTGGATGAGGAACTCGCTGCCGACACCGGCACGCTCGACGGCGCCGGCGACCGCGCCATCGTCGCCGCAGTCCGCGCCGCGGCGTACCGCCGGGACCCCCGCTCCATCGCAAAGCGGGCCGCACGAGCGGTTACCGAACGGACCGTGAGCCTTCGCCCGGCCCCTGACACCATGACCTACCTGACCGCGATGCTCCCCGTTGCCCAAGGCGTCGCCGCCTACGCCGCCCTGGCCAGGGACGCCGATGCCGCCCGCTCTGCAGGAGACGAACGGTCCCGGGGGCAAGTTATGGCCGACACCCTCGTCGACAGGGTTACCGGCACCCCGGCCGGCATCAGCGGGGTGGAGATTCAGCTCGTTATGACCGACCGCGCCCTGCTCCAGGCCGATTCAGAGACCGCCCGGCTTCCCGGGTACGGCACCATTCCCGCAGACTCGGCCAGAAACATCGCCCTTGCCAGTACATCGGCCGCGGGAATGCCGGCCACAGACCCAAGCACCGGCAGCGCCGGTTCTCCTGCCGCTGACGGCACCGCCGGCGACGGTGCCGGAGGCGAGGGCGCCGCGGGCGATCACGCCGCTGCTGTTCGCCGCGAGCTTGATGTGTGGGTCCGGCGGCTTTACACCGCCCCCGGCAGCGGGGACCTGCTGGCCATGGATGCCAAAGCCCGGCTTTTCCCGGCGGGGCTGAAGCGCTTCCTTCAAGTCCGGGACGAAACCTGCCGCACCCCGTACTGCGACGCCCCCATCAGGCACCACGATCACATCGCTTCCTGGCATAGCGGCGGAGCCACCAGCGCCGGCAACGGCCAAGGCCTCTGCGAAGCCTGCAACCACACCAAGGAAACCGGCGGCTGGGCGGCAGAACGCGTGCCCGGCCCGCGGCATACAGTGGCAACCACCACCCCAACCGGCCACACCTACTGTTCCACCGCACCACCCCTCCCCGGAACATTCCCGGTACCTCAGGAAGACGGTAGGGGGCCACACCAGGTGGACCAGGGAGCGGAGCCCCCCACTCGTGCACATCCGGCCCGCCCCGCCCGGGCCCCGGCAGTCGCACAGTCGCCACCCCACGATGCCGTCCAACTCCCGGGAAGGGTAATGCCGCCGCGCGTCTATAGGCGGGGAGAACGCGTCCATGCGCAAGGAGCAGGTGTCGGACGGCCACGGTCCAGGGAAAGCGCCCTTCCCTGGCCGCCACAAGATTAG